Below is a genomic region from Nilaparvata lugens isolate BPH chromosome 3, ASM1435652v1, whole genome shotgun sequence.
agcaaaagacggatgtaaaattgcgtccacacgcatccgtcttatgtcgtccgttttcctatttttgtgctcaCAAGCTCAGTTCTTTATATGGTTCATTGAATCTGAATTGTATACGGTTGACATATATCCGGTAGATGtgtaataattatatcgtattttttcgctgattcaactggataatgctatatttaacaaaatattaacaaaagtaTTACTGTTAATCGCTAAATGCCTTTGTTTACATGTCATATCTCAGGACACGgtgattgtaaatggattgaaattttgtagatagtattattatcaacaatatagtacatcttgatatatcatgatagtaaaatatcaacatcaaattctgagagtatcatgagaatcagGAAAGAAAAAAGGGGTTAAATGGCGTTATATACAATCGTTAAAAAAACttgtttattttcaaatactcgcgaggcattttattaatttgatggcgctgaatccgaatctgtaatcacaatttctctatctccatttttacgcgatttaggttttggtgtGTTATGTATTTGTTTTGTTGGCAAACCTGAGACACAGTTAAGTACTCTATGCTCGGTTCCTTGTCACTTGCTGTTGTAATGTGTAGAAGTAAACAAcgaaataaatagataatggCAGCGGCAAGGAGAGTTTTATTTGTACGTTCCTAAAATACTACAGGTGGATAGGCAAAAGATGTacggtttgatggaaaaagatttacggccgatacattttaagtttgacgacttaaggttgaagacccatccgttttaccgtccagacttacatgctccgacttttgcttgagcaaaagattgaagctaaacttgagcgtctgaaCCGGGCTTTAAAGCCGTTTTAGAAAGGATATGCAGTTTTATTTTCATACTGAACTTTTTAACATTTATATcgatgaaataaaaatctcactatgaataattacaacattatttgataaatattgataaaatattgacaaaattatttgataaaataggAAATGATAACCGTTGTCATTTAATTATAACATGTGATAGAATAGGAAATGATAACCGTTGTAGGATGCATTGAAATTTGGtttgttatttattaagatACATATTTATGACATGTTACATATTTTTCACCTCGTTTAcaatttaatgaattattgaacagGTGTGTTATGGGTGGATAATAATCCACTCCCAGGCTCAGTGGAAGTAATGAACCGGTTGAAAGATATGggcaaaaatattttctacatCACAAATAACAGTACAAGAACAAGAGATGAGTTCGTTATCAAGTTCAGAAAGCTAGGATTCAATGTTGAAAAGGTaagaattattgaatcaatattgcTTAGGGCAGTAACAGAAATTGAGTTCTATGTTTGAAGTTTCGTACCTACataatttttgttaatattcatatggcttttattggtggggagtgcCTGACGAAAGTTCCATCTCGCATCCATTTAAGCCGACCATGGGCCTCACGACTCATATATCAGCCGCGAGACAGTTTAATGTgctcatccgataacacgggagtgacctgacTAATAACTATTGTTCAAATTAACTTTGTTCAACtatgttttgttttaaaaatatgaatgatGTTCTGGTACGACGTATTACTCTCAATGTTAACTGTATTTCttttataaaattgttaatTCTCGAAAGTTATGATAAGTACTATTGTGCTGTATGATGCAACATAGTAGCAGATATAAAGTAAAAAGAGTAAGTTTCTACAATATTTGAGGTTTTATTTTAAAGCACGGTACTTATTTCATGTACCgtgattttaaataataaactatCGAATTTAAATGAGCCAAACTCTATATAAGCTATATAACTGAATCACGCCTGTGGTCTCATTTAAATGAGCCAAACTCTATATAAGCTATATAACTGAATCACGCCTGTGGTCTACTTgttcaattaataaaatgtctGATTCAAAACTGAAGCTTATTGGATTCTTGAACTTGATTGCACTTTTTTCCAGAAAGAAATTATAAGTACAGCTTACCTAACAGCACTGTATCTGTCAGAGATAGGATTCAATAAGAAAGTATACATCATCGGTACAAAAGGTATTTCACAAGAACTGGATCAAGTGGGCATAAAGCATTTTGGAGTAGGGGTAAGCGTGTTTTTATGCATGTTAATATTTTAATtctcttaatataataattaattttaatagttgATATATTTCTctagaatataatattcaacatgatgttattaataTTCTGCTCATATTTTTTTGGATTAATAGTCcctaaattaaaaaaagaaatgcATTTTcagtattaaaaaattaattaacaggCATTCTTAACTTTTTCTTAATATTGTGTTCATAGAACTGTGAGACGACTTTCTTTGAGCTCCCAATCGATTGAGCTGCAGTGAGGACACCCCTGTCATATTATGGAAATTAACAATTAGTTTAGAGTCACAGTATAGAACAGAGTCCATTTGTGTTTCGAAAATAATTGTATAAACTgagaatttaaaaatttgatgGTTCAAAATTctctaattattttttaaacctCTCTAGCTAGAATATAACCTACATAACTCAATATTCAGCACAGCCCacacattatttcatttttcatttatttgcaatacaaatgagactaatgtaataacattggtagataaaataataaggtagtccttgtgctatttttcctccaaatttgtaggtgacacagtccaagatgaggttagaattcCACGTGTACATTAAGAGAACCTTATGCAGTTTGAAATTGCAAATTTTTAGAGCAGCGTGACTTGGTTCGTCGCGGCTAGaccacataacctataaattaatTAGATGTAATGATTCATTAGATTTTTATGTAGAGTAAACATTATGGCGCCAGATAAATTAGAAGTGTTGGCTACTATATTGCTTTGATGATTCATACATATCTGCGCGGCTCGAGTCAACGTCGCTAAGGAACTGAAACTCAATACAGCAGCTAATAGAAGTAGCATTACATTTCGAGTTTTAGTCATCAGTTGATCCAATTATATGACCCATTATAATGAATGCGTTACAATATTGTGGATGAAATTGAACCCTTATTGCGCATATGGGCCTAAGTGTCAATTTGACAATTTATGTGAATTGACTACTGAGTTGCTAATTATACAGGGTCTTTCTAAATGAtggacccattttcaaaaattcgtatttattaaagtaaaaatgcaaaatggacaACCTTTATATCAATGGAAAGAGAAAGCTTCAAAGTTTCTTTTAATACCTTACAAGTGTTCAATGTGGCCTGCTGCACGGCAAACATCTACGCGGTAGCCAAACTCGCCCCACACGCGAGAAAGCGTATCTGGTGTTATTGAGCAGTGATACGGTTCCGCAGATCGTGCAGCAGCCGGAGACCATATTGAACACTAAGGTATTAAAAAATACTTTgaaactttctctttccattggtaTAAGGGTTGTCtgtccattttgcatttttacttagataaataccaatttttaaaaatgggtCCATCATCTAGAAAGACCCTTGCTTTCTCGCGTGTGGGACGAGTTTGGCTACCGCTTGATGTTTGATGTTTGCCGTGCAGCAGCCAGAGGCCACATTGAACACTTTTAAGGTATTCAagaaaactttgaaactttctctttccattggtataaaggttgtccattttgaatttttactttaataaataccaatttttaaaaatgggtCCAACATTTAGAAAGACTCTGTATATGTTGGCAGCCAGATGTGCTGGAGGCGGACATGGCGACCCTGGTGGCGGGGGTGGAGCTGGACGAGGAGGTGGGGGCGGTAGTGGTGGGCTTTGACGAGCACTTCAGTGTGCCCAAGGCGTTGAAGGCCGCCTCCTACCTCAATGACCCCGACTGCCTCTTCATCGCCACCAACACCGACGAACGTTTCCCCTTCAGCTCAAGGCTCATTGTTCCAGGTAAACttatcatcttcctctccttatTAACAAATGAAAAGTGAtagcttatacatgtacgggatgcGAAATGCATGTTCGACGCAACATCAAGtctcattaacttgacatttgcATAACGATTTTAAAAATAGGTCCTCTTTTTGGCATGTAATAGCCTACTCACAGACTAGAAGATGTCAAGGGTCTGTGGGAGACGGCACTGACAATTTTCATCATCCCTGTAAACCCATCTCTTCATAGTGCTCCCACGTCAATGATCACAAGTTCGATCGCTAGTGCTTCCGTGTTAGAAGATGTGGTGTTTAGATCAGATGATTAGAGGCTGATCGCCTACTTATGAATGTGAAAATATCACActctgaggcccggttgcacaaaaaccaattaaatttaaatcatgaGACCTACCTAACTgattaaacttgaaattttgtataatgATTCTTAACCTTCTGGCattcgcgctgttgtaaaaagtacaacagtgtcagtttttttgctgtacaaaactattgaatgcggtggtgtcagtgaatgagtcacctatgcaatccaaaactttctccccatcactccactgagttgcagtatcaaccgagcaatggtcaAGTCTTTgacccgccgcaaagtagacccacgctaatccacgaaaagcaacccacgccgtgggatgttttgtaaaccatcgCTAGGCTTTTCctaacatctgtgtaatacatgcaatgaataatccacttgtcagctgattgactatgaataattctatagcaatggtttacaaaaccatcccacggcgtgggttgcttttcgtggattagcgtgagAGTACTTTGCGGCAGgcctttaggtgccatttagtcgcgacagtgcataagtatgatagggaaagactgtatacggggactgtaaacgaaccaataacacagaattgatggctttgcttggtgtacctttTTGGGCTacgaaatggtaatcatccaaatgtttatAAAATAATCCAATGAGATGGGaatagtaattatacaattgattaatatgttttgacagtaaaaaGAGTACataaaacttggaaaattggatgttgtaaaaattaaaacacgCGATTGCttgtgtgattgagtagggcgcgactaccggaaggttaaaatAGGTCCTATTTTTTGGCTTGTTATAGCCTACTGAGATTCTCACAGACCAGAAGATGGTCAAGGGTCTTTGTGGGAGACGGCACTGACAAATTTCATCATCCCTGTAACCCAATTTCTCCATAGTGCTCcttgttatttttggtaattgcTGTTGAAAcgttaaaatattaattttgtacacagaattgaaaaaaattaaatcatgTGAATTATTTGCTATGGCTCATACAAAgctttttttttcattgaagaaTTTCATAATGTTACAGGCACTGGTACATTTGTGAATGCAGTTAGTACGTGTGCTGAGAGGTTACCATTCATTATCGGCAAGCCAGCTAAATATATCTGTGATGCTATAGTGAAAGGGAATGGACTCGACCCAGCAAGGTCGCTCATGATTGGAGACAGGTAACAAAAATCCTTTCTTTTTTTAAATGGCtggtaaaattaaattaatat
It encodes:
- the LOC111058053 gene encoding glycerol-3-phosphate phosphatase isoform X1, with product MILCNINRFVNLFRPICLKKYSSLGYRKMSLLHIEDFSDEEFDKFLNSFDTVLTDCDGVLWVDNNPLPGSVEVMNRLKDMGKNIFYITNNSTRTRDEFVIKFRKLGFNVEKKEIISTAYLTALYLSEIGFNKKVYIIGTKGISQELDQVGIKHFGVGPDVLEADMATLVAGVELDEEVGAVVVGFDEHFSVPKALKAASYLNDPDCLFIATNTDERFPFSSRLIVPGTGTFVNAVSTCAERLPFIIGKPAKYICDAIVKGNGLDPARSLMIGDRCNTDILFGKRCGFQTLLVLSGVTSFPQVSEWKLSNDETRVDWIPDMYAENLGRLLRRLK
- the LOC111058053 gene encoding glycerol-3-phosphate phosphatase isoform X2 is translated as MSLLHIEDFSDEEFDKFLNSFDTVLTDCDGVLWVDNNPLPGSVEVMNRLKDMGKNIFYITNNSTRTRDEFVIKFRKLGFNVEKKEIISTAYLTALYLSEIGFNKKVYIIGTKGISQELDQVGIKHFGVGPDVLEADMATLVAGVELDEEVGAVVVGFDEHFSVPKALKAASYLNDPDCLFIATNTDERFPFSSRLIVPGTGTFVNAVSTCAERLPFIIGKPAKYICDAIVKGNGLDPARSLMIGDRCNTDILFGKRCGFQTLLVLSGVTSFPQVSEWKLSNDETRVDWIPDMYAENLGRLLRRLK